In Gracilinanus agilis isolate LMUSP501 unplaced genomic scaffold, AgileGrace unplaced_scaffold55895, whole genome shotgun sequence, a single genomic region encodes these proteins:
- the LOC123256084 gene encoding notch-regulated ankyrin repeat-containing protein, with protein MSQAELSTCSAPQSQRIFQEAVRKGNTKELQSLLQNMTNCEFNVNSFGPEGQTALHQSVIDGNLELVKLLVKFGADIRLANRDGWSALHIAAFGGHQDIVLYLITKAKYSASGR; from the coding sequence ATGAGCCAGGCGGAGCTGTCCACCTGCTCGGCCCCTCAGAGCCAGCGAATCTTCCAGGAGGCTGTACGCAAGGGAAACACGAAGGAGCTGCAGTCGCTGCTACAGAACATGACGAACTGCGAGTTCAACGTGAACTCGTTTGGGCCTGAGGGCCAGACTGCGCTGCACCAGTCGGTCATCGACGGCAACTTGGAGCTGGTGAAGCTGCTGGTCAAGTTCGGCGCCGACATCCGCCTAGCCAATCGCGACGGCTGGAGCGCGCTGCACATCGCCGCCTTCGGGGGTCACCAGGACATCGTGTTATACCTCATCACCAAGGCCAAGTACTCGGCCAGTGGCCGGTGA